A genome region from Crossiella equi includes the following:
- a CDS encoding TetR/AcrR family transcriptional regulator, whose protein sequence is MTVPRRRDAAATRQAILDSAVTAFTRHGYDGVGVREIAKAAGVTAMLVNRYFGSKEQLFAEVVDTAFAPPTVIAAETGSLAADLARRLVTRTDPEADTLDPFLLLLRSAANPRAAEIMRAGIQAHPGRRLTELLEGTDADQRADLAHALIAGFWLMRSMIRTTALAEGDRDRLTARLTAAFAALLSPGG, encoded by the coding sequence ATGACCGTCCCCCGCCGCCGCGACGCGGCCGCCACCCGCCAGGCCATCCTCGACTCCGCCGTCACCGCCTTCACCCGCCACGGCTACGACGGCGTGGGCGTCCGCGAGATCGCCAAGGCCGCCGGGGTCACCGCCATGCTGGTCAACCGCTACTTCGGCTCCAAGGAACAGCTCTTCGCCGAGGTCGTCGACACCGCCTTCGCCCCGCCCACGGTCATCGCCGCCGAGACCGGCTCCCTGGCCGCCGACCTGGCCCGCCGCCTGGTCACCCGCACCGACCCGGAGGCCGACACCCTCGACCCGTTCCTGCTGCTGTTGCGCTCGGCCGCCAACCCCCGCGCGGCCGAGATCATGCGCGCGGGCATCCAGGCCCACCCCGGCCGCCGCCTCACCGAGCTGCTGGAGGGCACCGACGCCGACCAGCGCGCGGACCTGGCCCACGCCCTCATCGCCGGGTTCTGGCTGATGCGCTCCATGATCCGCACCACCGCTCTGGCCGAGGGCGACCGCGACCGGTTGACCGCGCGCCTGACCGCGGCCTTCGCGGCCCTGCTCTCACCCGGCGGCTGA
- a CDS encoding SDR family NAD(P)-dependent oxidoreductase — protein sequence MDLQLTGKRALVTGSNSGLGESIAERLAAEGAEVVVHGRDHARAETVAARIGGTVAVGDLATDEGADAVATAALAGGGIDILVNNAGAYEHLTWAEASPDHWRQTYEVNVVSGVRMIHRFVPAMRERGWGRVITIGGGLATQPMAGLPHYNATLAARHNLAVSLARELRDTGVTSNVVAPGAILVPAVQEFLTGLAPDRGWGRTWAEVEHAAVRELVPNDVGRFGRPEEIAGAVAYLTSTLADYVSGAVLRVDGGTIRSVA from the coding sequence ATGGATCTCCAGCTGACTGGCAAACGCGCTCTCGTCACGGGCTCGAACTCCGGGCTCGGCGAGTCGATCGCCGAACGACTCGCCGCCGAGGGGGCCGAGGTGGTCGTGCACGGCCGCGACCACGCACGTGCCGAGACGGTCGCCGCCCGCATCGGCGGCACCGTGGCCGTCGGCGACCTCGCCACCGACGAGGGCGCCGACGCCGTGGCCACCGCTGCCCTGGCCGGTGGCGGCATCGACATCCTGGTCAACAACGCGGGTGCCTACGAGCACCTGACCTGGGCCGAGGCCTCCCCCGACCACTGGCGGCAGACCTACGAGGTCAACGTGGTCTCCGGGGTGCGCATGATCCACCGCTTCGTCCCGGCCATGCGCGAGCGCGGCTGGGGCCGCGTGATCACCATCGGCGGCGGCCTGGCCACCCAGCCGATGGCCGGGCTCCCCCACTACAACGCGACCCTCGCCGCCCGGCACAACCTGGCCGTCTCCCTGGCCCGCGAGCTGCGGGACACCGGCGTGACCTCCAACGTCGTGGCCCCCGGCGCGATCCTGGTGCCCGCCGTCCAGGAGTTCCTCACCGGGCTGGCCCCCGACCGCGGCTGGGGCCGGACCTGGGCCGAGGTCGAGCACGCCGCCGTCCGCGAGCTCGTGCCCAACGACGTCGGCCGCTTCGGGCGGCCCGAGGAGATCGCGGGCGCGGTCGCCTACCTGACCAGCACCCTGGCCGACTACGTCAGCGGCGCCGTGCTGCGCGTGGACGGCGGCACGATCCGCAGCGTGGCATGA
- a CDS encoding alpha/beta fold hydrolase: MTHKQKTTIQPEEAPGGGQPLAAGPGVGLVGHDGGRRTADAHSVVLPDGRKLAYYEFGAPDGVPCVYSPGSPASGLVGGVRWVLVDKPGFGGSDYDPRRSLPRFAKDIGHPADRLGWWW, from the coding sequence ATGACTCACAAGCAAAAAACCACAATCCAGCCCGAAGAAGCTCCAGGAGGCGGCCAACCGCTGGCCGCTGGTCCCGGTGTCGGTCTGGTCGGCCACGATGGCGGCAGGCGAACCGCGGACGCGCACTCGGTTGTCCTGCCCGACGGCCGGAAGCTGGCCTACTACGAGTTCGGCGCCCCGGACGGTGTGCCGTGCGTGTACTCCCCGGGCAGCCCGGCATCGGGCCTGGTGGGCGGGGTGCGCTGGGTGTTGGTGGACAAGCCGGGGTTCGGGGGCTCGGACTACGACCCACGCCGGTCGCTGCCCCGCTTCGCCAAGGACATCGGGCATCCGGCCGACCGGCTGGGCTGGTGGTGGTGA
- a CDS encoding pyridoxamine 5'-phosphate oxidase family protein, with protein sequence MGKSYERIEPRLREFIDAQKIFFVATAPLSADGHVNLSPKGRAGTLRVLDDKTLAYLDFGGSHAETIAHLRENRRITLMWCAFEGPPTIVRVHGHGEPVFRDDPRFPDLVSGFGDADGPALRAVILVHAELISDTCGFAVPFMDYQSERTLHAEYFGRKTDEEFQEYCARKPFINASIDGLPTLNLPLPPR encoded by the coding sequence ATGGGCAAGAGCTACGAACGCATCGAACCGCGCCTGCGCGAGTTCATCGACGCACAGAAGATCTTCTTCGTCGCCACCGCGCCCCTGTCCGCCGACGGCCACGTCAACCTCTCCCCCAAAGGCCGCGCGGGCACCCTCCGCGTCCTCGACGACAAGACCCTCGCCTACCTCGACTTCGGCGGCAGCCACGCCGAAACCATCGCCCACCTCCGTGAGAACCGCCGCATCACCCTCATGTGGTGTGCCTTCGAAGGCCCGCCCACCATCGTCCGCGTCCACGGCCACGGCGAACCCGTCTTCCGCGACGACCCCCGCTTCCCCGACCTCGTCAGCGGCTTCGGCGACGCCGACGGCCCCGCCCTGCGCGCCGTCATCCTCGTGCACGCCGAGCTCATCAGCGACACCTGCGGCTTCGCCGTCCCCTTCATGGACTACCAGTCCGAACGCACCCTGCACGCCGAGTACTTCGGCCGCAAGACCGACGAGGAGTTCCAGGAGTACTGCGCCCGGAAACCCTTCATCAACGCCAGCATCGACGGCCTGCCCACCCTGAACCTGCCCCTGCCACCGCGCTGA
- a CDS encoding DUF5703 family protein encodes MTAEAVTDGDWEYQPLRIPPGVSRRAAATQLAIHAEFAGWELSRVLLFSDGTRKVWLRRKRRPQPAAGLPGIIV; translated from the coding sequence ATGACAGCGGAGGCGGTCACCGACGGAGACTGGGAGTACCAGCCGCTGCGCATCCCACCGGGAGTCTCCCGGCGCGCGGCGGCGACACAGCTGGCCATCCACGCCGAGTTCGCCGGCTGGGAACTCTCCCGCGTACTCCTCTTCTCCGACGGCACCCGCAAAGTCTGGCTCCGCCGCAAACGCCGGCCCCAGCCCGCGGCGGGCCTGCCCGGCATCATCGTCTAG
- a CDS encoding YncE family protein — protein sequence MRRLMAALAAGTVLLTGCGADEPGTSEQPPDEIIPATPAVAPARGAVPAGTTTPLPGKATAITLDETTRTLVTALREPARLLLHNVDDLTAPPREIPLPGPVDQLSLVDGKLLAPVRANGKLLRITLPDATVQSTDLDGGPLGATQVDGRTVVALRDPGKGIAVLDATGKLERTIPGSFRGVSTVLPAGKKVVVLDELRTAVYEVDPATGQLGAGLRAGDAATRAVTDKYGRILVVDTRAGEYLAFSTNPLIMRQRFPVPGAPYGLAYDHARDLAWITLTERDEVVAYNIAGGEPMEKYRFPTVHQPNSVTVDPKSGRVLIASADGGGVQVVQP from the coding sequence GTGCGTCGGCTCATGGCGGCCCTGGCCGCCGGAACGGTCCTGCTCACTGGATGTGGCGCGGACGAGCCCGGCACCAGCGAACAACCCCCGGACGAGATCATCCCCGCCACCCCCGCCGTCGCCCCCGCACGCGGCGCCGTCCCGGCCGGGACCACCACCCCCTTGCCCGGCAAGGCCACCGCCATCACCCTCGACGAGACCACCCGCACCCTCGTCACCGCCCTGCGCGAACCCGCCCGACTGCTCCTGCACAACGTCGACGACCTCACCGCCCCACCCCGCGAGATCCCCCTGCCCGGCCCCGTCGACCAACTGTCCCTCGTGGACGGAAAACTCCTCGCCCCCGTGCGCGCCAACGGCAAACTCCTCCGCATCACCCTGCCCGACGCCACCGTGCAGAGCACCGACCTCGACGGCGGCCCCCTCGGCGCCACCCAGGTCGACGGCCGCACCGTCGTCGCCCTCCGCGACCCCGGCAAGGGCATCGCCGTCCTCGACGCCACCGGCAAACTCGAACGCACCATCCCCGGCAGCTTCCGCGGCGTCAGCACCGTCCTGCCCGCGGGCAAGAAGGTCGTCGTCCTCGACGAGCTCCGCACCGCCGTCTACGAAGTCGACCCCGCCACCGGCCAACTCGGCGCCGGACTCCGCGCGGGCGATGCCGCCACCCGCGCCGTCACCGACAAGTACGGCCGCATCCTCGTCGTCGACACCCGAGCAGGCGAGTACCTCGCCTTCTCCACCAACCCCCTCATCATGCGCCAGCGCTTCCCCGTCCCCGGCGCCCCCTACGGCCTGGCCTACGACCACGCCCGCGATCTCGCCTGGATCACACTCACCGAACGTGACGAAGTCGTCGCCTACAACATCGCCGGCGGCGAGCCGATGGAGAAGTACAGGTTTCCCACCGTCCACCAGCCCAACTCGGTGACGGTCGATCCGAAGAGCGGACGCGTCCTCATCGCCTCCGCCGACGGAGGAGGGGTACAGGTGGTGCAACCATGA
- a CDS encoding aldo/keto reductase has product MEQRQLGRSGLRVSRMALGTMSWGEDVDADTAGELLLAFTEAGGTLVDTADVYGNPTGTAEDILGTLLADLIPRHDIVLATKTVARRTDGPFGGGASRGALLTALDDSLRRLRTSHIDLWQLHAWDPTTPLHETLSAIDIAVTSGKVRYAGISNYSGWQTATAAAHQHHTGGPAGLISTQVEYSLLERGVEREVVPAAAHHGLGLLAWAPLGRGVLTGKYRNGTPADSRGASPTLAPYVEHHRTERTARIVQAVTTAADGLGTSPLAVALAWVRDRPHVAAPVVGARDVTQLTGSLAAEELTLPPAIRAALDDVSAVELNYPEKPLP; this is encoded by the coding sequence GTGGAACAGCGACAGCTCGGCCGCAGCGGCCTCCGCGTCTCCCGCATGGCCCTGGGCACCATGTCCTGGGGCGAGGACGTCGACGCCGACACCGCGGGCGAACTCCTCCTCGCCTTCACCGAAGCGGGCGGCACCCTCGTCGACACCGCCGACGTCTACGGCAACCCCACCGGCACCGCCGAAGACATCCTCGGCACCCTCCTCGCCGACCTCATCCCCCGCCACGACATCGTCCTGGCCACCAAAACCGTCGCGCGCCGCACCGACGGCCCCTTCGGCGGCGGCGCCTCCCGCGGCGCCCTCCTCACCGCCCTCGACGACTCCCTGCGCCGACTCCGCACCAGCCACATCGACCTCTGGCAACTGCACGCCTGGGACCCCACCACCCCCCTGCACGAAACCCTCTCCGCCATCGACATCGCCGTCACCAGCGGCAAAGTCCGCTACGCCGGGATCTCCAACTACTCCGGCTGGCAGACCGCCACCGCCGCCGCCCACCAACACCACACCGGCGGCCCCGCCGGCCTCATCTCCACCCAGGTCGAGTACTCCCTGCTCGAACGCGGCGTCGAACGCGAAGTCGTCCCCGCCGCCGCCCACCACGGCCTCGGCCTCCTCGCCTGGGCCCCCCTCGGCCGCGGCGTCCTCACCGGCAAGTACCGCAACGGCACCCCCGCCGACTCCCGAGGCGCCAGCCCCACCCTGGCCCCCTACGTCGAACACCACCGAACCGAACGCACCGCCCGCATCGTCCAGGCCGTCACCACCGCCGCCGATGGACTCGGCACCTCACCCCTGGCCGTCGCCCTCGCCTGGGTCCGCGACCGCCCCCACGTCGCCGCCCCCGTCGTCGGCGCCCGCGACGTCACCCAGCTCACCGGCTCCCTGGCCGCCGAGGAGCTCACCCTGCCCCCGGCCATCCGCGCCGCCCTCGACGACGTCAGCGCCGTCGAGCTCAACTACCCGGAAAAGCCCCTGCCCTAG
- a CDS encoding LLM class F420-dependent oxidoreductase, with amino-acid sequence MRLGLNLGYWGAGNDADNLQLAKEADALGYSVVWAAEAYGSDAPTVLSWIAAQTERIDVGSAVFQIPARTPAMAAMTAATLDTLSDGRFRMGLGVSGPQVSEGWHGVRFDKPIGRTREYVEIVRKALARERLKYEGQHYTLPLPDGPGKALTLTVHPAREHIPIYLASIGPKNLELTGEIADGWLAVFFSPEHSAESLEHIRTGREKAGKTMDGFDVVPTAPLVVGEDWKACADKVRPYASLYLGGMGSRQKNFYKDLATRMGFGEQAQEVQDRFLAKDYQGALDAVPLEFIDATSLLGPKERITERIKAFAQAGVTTLTVSAMLQDLDEASHSLRVAVEALEAAGVQ; translated from the coding sequence GTGCGACTTGGTTTGAACCTCGGATACTGGGGCGCCGGTAACGACGCCGACAACCTGCAACTGGCCAAGGAGGCCGACGCGCTCGGCTACTCCGTGGTCTGGGCCGCCGAAGCCTACGGCTCGGACGCGCCCACCGTGCTGAGCTGGATCGCGGCCCAGACCGAGCGCATCGACGTCGGCAGCGCCGTCTTCCAGATCCCCGCGCGGACCCCGGCCATGGCCGCCATGACCGCCGCCACCCTCGACACCCTCTCCGACGGCCGCTTCCGCATGGGCCTGGGCGTGTCCGGCCCGCAGGTCTCCGAGGGCTGGCACGGCGTGCGCTTCGACAAGCCCATCGGGCGCACCCGCGAGTACGTCGAGATCGTGCGCAAGGCCCTGGCGCGGGAGCGCCTGAAGTACGAGGGCCAGCACTACACGCTGCCGCTGCCCGACGGCCCCGGCAAGGCGCTGACCCTGACCGTGCACCCCGCGCGTGAGCACATCCCGATCTACCTGGCCTCCATCGGCCCGAAGAACCTCGAGCTGACCGGCGAGATCGCCGACGGCTGGCTCGCGGTGTTCTTCTCCCCGGAGCACTCCGCGGAGAGCCTGGAGCACATCCGCACCGGGCGGGAGAAGGCGGGCAAGACCATGGACGGCTTCGACGTCGTCCCCACCGCCCCGCTGGTGGTCGGCGAGGACTGGAAGGCCTGCGCGGACAAGGTCCGCCCCTACGCCTCCCTCTACCTCGGCGGCATGGGCTCGCGGCAGAAGAACTTCTACAAGGACCTGGCCACCCGCATGGGCTTCGGCGAACAGGCCCAGGAGGTCCAGGACAGGTTCCTGGCCAAGGACTACCAGGGCGCGCTGGACGCCGTGCCGCTGGAGTTCATCGACGCCACCTCGCTGCTCGGCCCCAAGGAACGCATCACCGAGCGGATCAAGGCCTTCGCCCAGGCGGGGGTCACCACGCTGACCGTTTCGGCGATGCTGCAAGATCTTGACGAGGCGTCGCACTCCCTGCGCGTCGCCGTTGAGGCCCTGGAAGCAGCTGGAGTGCAGTAG
- a CDS encoding undecaprenyl-diphosphate phosphatase, whose protein sequence is MTWLEALVLGIVQGLTEMLPISSSGHLRIVSELFFGRDAGASFTAVTQLGTEAAVLIYFAKDIFRLVGTWFRGFVSAEARASHDYKLAWYVIIGTIPISLLGLLLKDEIRTVGRNLWIVGTSLVVFGLVLGAAELYGRQKRSVEQMTLRDGIIMGCAQAMALVPGVSRSGGTITAGLFIGLNRAAATRYSFLLAIPAVVAAGVFSLPDVFERGGANAPSIAQMVVATAVAFAIGYVTIAWLLKYVAKHSVYVFVWYRVVVGLFILAMLSSGFINAT, encoded by the coding sequence ATGACCTGGTTGGAAGCCCTGGTCCTGGGCATCGTCCAGGGCCTGACCGAGATGCTGCCCATCTCCAGCTCCGGTCACCTGCGCATCGTCTCCGAGCTGTTCTTCGGCCGCGACGCGGGCGCCTCCTTCACCGCCGTCACCCAGCTGGGCACCGAGGCGGCGGTGCTGATCTACTTCGCCAAGGACATCTTCCGGCTGGTCGGCACCTGGTTCCGCGGGTTCGTCTCGGCCGAGGCCCGCGCCAGCCACGACTACAAGCTGGCCTGGTACGTCATCATCGGCACCATCCCGATCTCGCTGCTGGGCCTGCTGCTCAAGGACGAGATCCGCACCGTGGGCCGCAACCTGTGGATCGTGGGCACCTCGCTGGTGGTCTTCGGCCTGGTGCTCGGCGCGGCGGAGCTGTACGGGCGGCAGAAGCGCAGCGTGGAGCAGATGACCCTGCGCGACGGCATCATCATGGGCTGCGCCCAGGCCATGGCCCTGGTGCCCGGTGTCTCCCGGTCCGGCGGCACCATCACCGCCGGTCTGTTCATCGGCCTCAACCGCGCCGCCGCGACCCGCTACTCCTTCCTGCTGGCCATCCCGGCGGTGGTGGCGGCCGGGGTGTTCTCGCTGCCGGACGTCTTCGAGCGCGGCGGGGCCAACGCACCGAGCATCGCGCAGATGGTCGTGGCCACCGCTGTCGCCTTCGCCATCGGCTACGTCACCATCGCCTGGCTGCTCAAGTACGTGGCCAAGCACAGCGTCTACGTCTTCGTCTGGTACCGCGTGGTGGTCGGCCTGTTCATCCTGGCCATGCTGTCCTCGGGCTTCATCAACGCCACCTGA
- a CDS encoding carboxylesterase/lipase family protein has protein sequence MSAGQPEVRVSAGTVRGARQDGVARFLGIPFARPPVGALRLAAPQPARSWSGVREATAYGPPPPQAALLGLNELVQGEAGDWLTVNVWSPALAPPAGLPVLVWVQGGGYAMGTASLPEYEGSRLAREGGVVVVTFNYRVGLEGFAHLTGAPANRGLLDQVAALEWVRENIGAFGGDPARVTLFGQSAGAGCVAALLAMPAARGLFGQAIAQSVPGAVFSPELATDIAATCAAELGLRPTRADWSTVDPAALAAFGDNLTLDAARRASRWGRPGHRLMPIAPVVDGAVLPVSPWRAVAEGAARDIPLVVGHTRDEHRLFSLILGTLGQVTEEQAAQALDTFAPDPAAYRGAYPEAGAEELFELVHADWLFRMPTLHLAEAQARAGGRAHLFELTWQAPGMGGILGACHGLDVPLTFGNLTQGQPATLLDGHGEALSEHIRAAWTGFATHGDPGWPAYDPRTRLTQVYDTTPTVTPYPEETSRQLWQDHTFTALPLLT, from the coding sequence ATGAGCGCTGGCCAGCCCGAGGTGCGGGTGTCGGCCGGGACCGTGCGCGGTGCCCGCCAGGACGGTGTCGCACGGTTCCTCGGCATCCCCTTCGCCCGGCCCCCGGTCGGGGCCCTGCGGCTGGCCGCACCCCAGCCCGCCCGGTCCTGGTCCGGGGTCCGCGAGGCCACCGCCTACGGCCCACCACCCCCGCAGGCCGCCCTGCTCGGCCTCAACGAGCTCGTCCAGGGCGAGGCGGGGGACTGGCTCACGGTCAACGTCTGGTCCCCGGCCCTGGCCCCACCCGCCGGGTTGCCGGTGCTGGTGTGGGTCCAGGGCGGCGGCTACGCCATGGGCACCGCCAGCCTGCCCGAGTACGAGGGCAGCCGCCTGGCCCGCGAGGGCGGTGTGGTCGTGGTGACCTTCAACTACCGCGTCGGCCTGGAAGGATTCGCCCACCTCACCGGCGCCCCCGCCAACCGGGGCCTGCTCGACCAGGTCGCCGCCCTGGAGTGGGTGCGCGAGAACATCGGCGCCTTCGGCGGTGACCCCGCCCGCGTCACCCTGTTCGGCCAGTCCGCCGGGGCCGGGTGCGTCGCCGCCCTGCTCGCCATGCCCGCCGCCCGCGGCCTGTTCGGGCAGGCGATCGCGCAGAGCGTCCCGGGTGCGGTGTTCTCCCCGGAGCTGGCCACCGACATCGCCGCCACCTGTGCCGCCGAGCTCGGTCTGCGCCCCACCCGTGCCGACTGGTCCACTGTGGACCCCGCCGCGCTGGCCGCGTTCGGCGACAACCTCACCCTCGACGCCGCCCGGCGGGCCTCCCGCTGGGGCCGCCCCGGGCACCGCCTCATGCCGATCGCCCCGGTCGTGGACGGTGCGGTGCTGCCGGTCTCACCGTGGCGGGCTGTCGCCGAGGGGGCGGCCCGCGACATCCCGCTGGTGGTGGGCCACACCCGTGACGAGCACCGCCTGTTCTCCCTGATCCTGGGCACCCTCGGCCAGGTCACCGAGGAGCAGGCCGCCCAGGCCCTGGACACCTTCGCCCCCGACCCCGCCGCCTACCGCGGCGCCTACCCGGAGGCGGGGGCGGAGGAGCTGTTCGAGCTGGTCCACGCCGACTGGCTCTTCCGCATGCCCACCCTGCACCTGGCCGAGGCCCAGGCACGGGCGGGCGGCCGGGCGCACCTGTTCGAGCTGACCTGGCAGGCCCCCGGCATGGGCGGCATTCTCGGCGCCTGCCACGGCCTGGACGTCCCGCTCACCTTCGGCAACCTCACCCAGGGCCAGCCCGCCACCCTCCTGGACGGCCACGGTGAAGCACTGTCGGAACACATCCGGGCCGCGTGGACCGGCTTCGCCACCCACGGCGACCCCGGCTGGCCCGCCTACGACCCGCGCACCCGGCTCACCCAGGTCTACGACACCACCCCCACCGTGACCCCCTACCCGGAGGAGACCTCACGCCAGCTGTGGCAGGACCACACTTTCACCGCACTGCCCCTGCTGACCTGA
- a CDS encoding alpha/beta hydrolase, translating to MSSPFTGVAAGVPFTALAPAGGGPAPLIVTWHMLDAPRSDAAFAAALPLDGVRAWRVHLGLPMCGARMVGGVMDAGLALLREEPLVKVLHPFARQAAEEFPAAVESLREQLPVDGPVGLVGGSLGGAVVLRVLAENPVPVFAAALVNPAVRMRSVMELFPGYVYSPESAALADGMDFVARAGELAPVPLLVASGELDHPGFRADARELVAAVGERARLWEVPGLAHPLAEEPGIEPAPQLPQARAVDAGLAEWFTRQLG from the coding sequence ATGAGTTCACCGTTCACGGGTGTGGCCGCGGGGGTGCCGTTCACGGCGTTGGCGCCCGCGGGTGGGGGCCCGGCGCCGCTGATCGTCACCTGGCACATGCTGGACGCGCCGCGCTCGGATGCCGCCTTCGCCGCGGCGTTGCCGTTGGACGGGGTGCGGGCGTGGCGGGTGCACCTGGGATTGCCGATGTGCGGGGCGCGCATGGTGGGCGGTGTCATGGACGCCGGGTTGGCGTTGTTGCGGGAGGAGCCCTTGGTGAAGGTGCTGCACCCGTTCGCGCGGCAGGCCGCCGAGGAGTTCCCGGCCGCCGTGGAGTCGTTGCGGGAGCAGCTGCCGGTGGACGGTCCGGTGGGGCTGGTGGGTGGGTCGCTGGGCGGGGCCGTGGTGTTGCGGGTGCTGGCCGAGAACCCGGTGCCGGTGTTCGCGGCCGCGCTGGTCAATCCCGCGGTCCGGATGCGGTCGGTCATGGAGCTGTTCCCCGGCTACGTCTACAGCCCCGAGTCCGCGGCACTGGCCGACGGCATGGATTTCGTGGCCCGGGCCGGTGAGCTCGCGCCGGTGCCGTTGCTGGTGGCCAGCGGGGAGCTCGACCATCCCGGCTTCCGCGCCGATGCCCGGGAGCTGGTGGCCGCGGTGGGCGAACGGGCGAGGCTGTGGGAGGTGCCGGGGTTGGCGCATCCGCTGGCCGAGGAGCCGGGGATCGAGCCCGCGCCGCAGTTGCCCCAGGCGCGGGCCGTGGATGCCGGGTTGGCCGAGTGGTTCACCCGGCAGCTGGGGTGA
- a CDS encoding helix-turn-helix transcriptional regulator, with product MPKTSARLLSLLSLLQTRRDWPGAALSERLNVSARTVRRDVDRLRELGYPITAVKGPEGGYRLGAGTELPPLLFDDEQAVALAVALQLAATSGAGIEEAAVRALHTVRQVMPGRLRRRIEAVQVTAVARPSGVQVDREVLLALTDAVHAREVLRFDYTGSELPRRVEPHHLVTWGGRWYLVAWDLDRADWRTFRADRITPKIPTGPRFTPRELPDGDVATFIAARFRGTDASGAWPCVGEVVLHLPAEAVSPYVFDGVVAGLDPHRCRVVVGSWSWPSLAARLGTFDAELEVVSPPELREAFATMSARYARATATTRES from the coding sequence ATGCCGAAAACCTCCGCGCGGCTGCTGTCGTTGCTGTCGCTGTTGCAGACCCGCCGGGACTGGCCGGGCGCGGCCCTGTCGGAGCGCCTCAACGTCAGCGCGCGGACGGTGCGCCGGGACGTGGACCGGCTGCGGGAGCTGGGCTACCCGATCACGGCGGTCAAGGGCCCGGAGGGCGGCTACCGGCTGGGCGCGGGCACCGAGCTGCCACCGCTGCTCTTCGACGACGAGCAGGCGGTGGCCCTGGCGGTGGCCCTGCAGTTGGCGGCCACCAGCGGCGCCGGGATCGAGGAGGCGGCGGTGCGGGCGCTGCACACCGTCCGGCAGGTGATGCCCGGTCGGCTGCGGCGGCGCATCGAGGCGGTCCAGGTCACCGCGGTCGCCCGGCCCAGCGGCGTCCAGGTGGACCGGGAGGTGCTGCTGGCCCTGACCGACGCGGTGCACGCCCGGGAGGTCCTGCGCTTCGACTACACCGGTTCCGAGCTGCCGCGCCGGGTCGAACCCCACCACCTGGTGACCTGGGGCGGCCGCTGGTACCTGGTGGCCTGGGACCTCGACCGGGCGGACTGGCGGACCTTCCGTGCCGACCGAATCACCCCGAAGATCCCGACCGGCCCGCGCTTCACCCCGCGCGAGCTGCCCGACGGCGACGTGGCCACCTTCATCGCCGCCCGCTTCCGCGGCACCGACGCCTCGGGCGCGTGGCCGTGCGTGGGCGAGGTGGTGCTGCACCTGCCCGCCGAGGCGGTCAGCCCCTACGTCTTCGACGGGGTGGTGGCCGGGCTGGACCCGCACCGCTGCCGGGTGGTGGTGGGCTCGTGGTCCTGGCCCAGCCTGGCGGCCAGGCTGGGGACCTTCGACGCGGAGCTGGAGGTGGTGTCCCCGCCAGAGCTGAGGGAGGCCTTCGCCACGATGTCCGCCCGGTACGCCCGGGCCACCGCCACGACTCGGGAAAGCTGA